TGCTGCAGAATTTGCAGACAGTGTGGGGGTTGATGTATTGAATACTTCGTTGGGTTACAGCATATTTGACGACCCTGCCATGAACTATTCTTACGAACAAATGGATGGCAATACTGCGGTTATTTCAAAAGGAGCAGATATAGCAGCCTCAAAAGGCATGTTGGTAGTTTGCAGTGCGGGAAATCAGGGCAATAAACCCTGGCAATATATTACAGCACCGGCAGATGCTGATAGTGTGTTGACCATAGGTGCTGTAGATTCTTTAGGTCAATACTCAGGGTTTAGTTCTAAAGGTCCAAGTTCTGACGGGCAAATTAAACCCAATGTTTCTGCTCAGGGTACTAAAACAGCTTATGTCAATCCTGCAGGAATAGTCGAAAAAGGAAATGGCACATCTTATTCTTCACCTATCATTGCGGGTTTAGCTGCCTGTCTGTGGCAATCCAACCGAAGTAAAACTAATATGGAAATTATTGAAGCAATTCAACAGAGTGCAAGTCAGGCCGAATCTCCTGATTCATTGATGGGCTATGGTTTGCCGAATTTCTATACTGCCATATTAATGGTTTCTAACGATCCGGTATTACAAATGCCTCCTGACTCATCACCTATGCTTTACCCCAATCCTTTCGATAATGTTACGAACTTATTCTATTATTCTACGACTAACGAAGTAATTCAATTGGAACTTTTTAATCTAAGTGGACAACTTATCTCATCATACAAAATAGAAGTTCGTTCAGATTTGCCCTATCGAATCCGTTTTGATGACTGGAGCGAACTGCCAAAAGGAACTTACCTTTTGCATGTAAAAAACAAAGATAAACACAGCGTGTTGAAAGCTATCCGTACTAATCATTAATCATTCGATATATAGTCTAATCAGGTAGGGTTTTAAAATAACAAGAATCAAACGGTTAAAATGCAAAAAGCAGGCACATCAAAATTTGCCTGCTTTTTGCATTTTTACGAAAAGTTCGATTCAATGAGCTACATTTTACAAAAGCCTGCTAACTTTGTAGTATTGGTAATTTCGTGAAGTAATTTCAACCTTTACCAACACCTGCAATTATCCTTCAATTTGCGTTAACCCGATTCTATGAAACCGCTACTTTCCTTCCTGTTTGGCTGCTTTATACTGTTAACGTCTTCCTGTACCAAAGATTACATTTACAGGTATGAGGTTGAAGAATTATCTGCAACCAATCTCGGCGCTCAAAAAGGCAAACTCAAAACTCCGGAACAATATATTGCCATATTACACGTCAACCTTTTCAATATTCCGATGTCGAGCAATGATATGTACCGTTTATCTCAGGTATATCAGTCCATCGGAGATAAAGAAGTAGCGCAGGAACAAATACTGAGCAATTTTATGAATGACAACCATCCCGATTCCTACGCTTTTCAAAAGGGTTATCAGGTAGTTAAACCTACTGATTCGGAAATGCGAAGTAACATGAATGCCTTTATTACAGATACCTATAACCGCTTTTATTTGCGCTATCCCACTGAAGCAGAATTAGAATGGTGGACACAATACCTGAATGCCTATACTAATATCACCCCAGAAATGGTGTTCTTTTCCTTTGCTATTTCAAATGAATATCAATATTATTAACGTATAAGCATTTTGGTTTTATCCACTATCAGAATTGATTTTTGAATTAACATGTTGCACTTTTAAGTCCATAAAAAAATTGACTCCTCATGAAAAGAAGACAGTTTATTAAAACCGCTGCTTTAGCTGCTGCCGGAAGTATTGCTGCCCCCTATATTCTGCCAACCGGACGCATGTTTGCCCAAACAGGCAGTCAGTTAGCCAAGCATGTTGTGTTGGTAATGTGTGCAGGTGGGATCAGACATCAGGAGTCGATAGGTAAAAAATATTTGTTTGAAGCACAATATCCTTATACTTTCGACCCCGATTTAGTTGATTTAACAGGAAACATAATGCCTAACCTGTTTAACGGACAAGCTCCTATTGATAAGATAGTTTATGGAACAGGAGCAAACGGTCAAACTCCCATAGCACCCATACTTAGTCAGTCTATTCAATCTGCAGGAACTGTTTTTGAAGAAGCAACCGCCGGAAGCGCAAGCCATTATATTGGTCTTAGTCAAATGTTGACCGGCAACCTGTTGGCTCAACAGGGATTGAAAATGAAACCGCTTACCCCAACTATTTTTGAATATGTACGCCGGTTTATGAATCCTGAAACAGACGGCAAAGCCACTAAAGTTTGGTTTGTGGGAAACACTATCGGAAATTCCGTTCCTTTACTCAATTATGGATTAGAAGCAAAATATGGCGCTAAATTCGGAGCTAATTTTTTTGCCCCGACCACCACTTTTGGCGAGCATGGCCGCAGATTTTTGGCTGCTGCTAAAAACTACCACCCTACGGAAGACTTTGGAAGGATGTATGAAATGCGCGATTTTCTTAACAACAGTTTTATTACAACCGGAGGCGTATTAGAGAGTTTGGGCAATACCCCGGAAGAAAAGTACGACATCAAACAATTTATGAAAAAGATGTTTGAAGCCGATTTCGAAACCATCATGCAATATGTTCCCGAAAATCCGGGACAAATAGGTAATCCTGAAAACATACCCGTTATTAACCGCGATGTCAGTGCTTTGGTCTATGCTACCGAGATTTTAGATTATTTCGAACCTACAATTCTCGCACTTAATTTAGATGGGGCAGATTCTTGCCATAGCAATTTTACCTCCTATCTGCAGGCACTTCACCGGCAGGACTATGCAGTCGGTTATTTGTGGAACTTTATCAAAAATCACCCCAAGTTAGGAGGTAATACCATCATGATTGTAGCACCCGAATGTGGTCGCAATGAGCAGCCTAATGTTTTAAAGGATAACAATGACTGGTACGCCTATGACCATTCGGACTGGAACGCTGCCAGAACATGGATAACCCTGTCTGGGCCTAATGTTCCGCAAAACCTGCTCGTTCAAAGCCCCGGCATGAATGGCAATATACCCATTCCGGCAGCCCGCAATACTCAGATTCCATTGACAATTGCCGAAATTCTGGGTATCAAGCAATCTGTCATTAATGAAGGCTTTGCCGACTACCAAAGTCTTTTTGACCTAATCGGGTAAATTTTCCAAATACTTTTCCAATTGATTTTTAGGGATTTGTCTATGAAACCTTTCTACAGTTTACTATTGTGTTGCCTGCTTTTAGGTGTTATTGCTTCCTGTGATAAAGATGCAGAAGAACCTGAAAATAATCCGTTTGACAATTTAGCTCCTCCCGACACTAATCAGGTAGTTACTACTGTAGTGTTGCCCGATTCTTCCCTTGCATGGCTACATGCCAAGGTCTTCTTTCCTACTTGTGCAAATTCGGGATGCCATGATGGAACCTTTGAACCGGACTACCGAACTATTAACAGCACTTATCACACCTTAGTAAATCAACCGGCAATTAAGACAGACTTATCTGCAACCAATGCTACCATACGTGTCGTTCCTTTCAAACCGGACAGCTCAATGTTATATTTCCGGTTAACTCAAATTCTCCCTAACACAACCGGAATGATGCCTCCAAATGCCAATGATTCTGATTGGGATGAAAACCGCGAGCTATATCTTCAAAAAATTCGTACATGGATTCTAATTGGCGCACCTAATGTTACACCATAATAAAAACGGTAAATATAACCTGTCTTCATACCTGCTCCTTGTATTGATGTTAACAGTACAAGTTTTGACAACCTATGGCTGTGGTGAGGAAGAAATCAATATTAGTCTCACACCTGTGATTAGCTTTGTCGAAATAAATCCCGAACAGGTAGAGGAATACACAGAAACCGTCGAAATTGTCATAGCTTATGAAGACGGCAATGCCGATATAGGTCAGCCTGATCCGGATGTGCCTGTAGTTTTTGTTAAAGACAGCCGCCTCCAACAACCGGATGGTTACCATTTGCCTCCCGTTGCGCCTTTGGATGCACAGGTTTATGTGAAAGGACAACTCAGTATCCCCCTCAAAAATCTCTTCATACTTGGCAATACCGACACCGAACAAGTATGGTTTGAAGTATATATTACCGACCGTGCGGGCAATATCAGTAATACCATTAACACCCCTGTTATAACCGTTTACCGGTAAAATAAAAACTAAAGTCAGTAAAAAATTATCATTCAATGGGTTCTTTCAAAAAACCCCTTATATTTGCGTTTAACTGTTAATCAAATATCTACTGATTAAGAGTAAATCTTCTTTATCATCAATTGCAACTAATAGTTAAGTTCATCAATATCAAGATTAAACAATCCATTTATTATGAGTAACGTCCCAACCATTCTCATCGGCTTAGGAGGGATAGGCTGTCAGATTGTAGATCAGGTTTACAATTGGATACCTCCACACCGCAGAAATTTTGTTGCTGTCCATGCTTTTGATACAAACGTGAACGATATAGCCAAACTAAAACATCTGAACAAAGAAAATATCACGCAAACAAGCACCAACTGGACAGTTGAAGAATACCTGCGAATGACCGATGAAACGGTTAAAGATTGGTTCCCTTTTGAACAAAGCGAAATTCTCAGAAAAGCCCTTACTGACGGAGCCGGTCAGATACGTGCCGTTTCTCGGCTGGCTTACAGAGCTGCGATGGGACACAATAAACTGCATAACCTTCACAACAGTATTAACCATATTTTTCGTGAAACAGGCTCTGATGCTTCGAGCAGCGCCCGTGTTATGATTGTTACCTCGTTGGTCGGAGGAACCGGTTCTGGCATTTTCCTTCAAACAGCCATGTACATGAGAGATGTGTTGGAAATAGATTTTCAACGCAGAAACGTACTGATACGAGGGGCCTTTATTCTGCCCGATGTTTTTGTGTTGTCCAATGTGATTAAAGGGGATGAAATCGAAAACATTCGCGCCAATGCGTACGCATCTATAAAAGAACTAAATGCCATCACTCGCAATGCAAGCGGACAAAACAACGAACAACACGTTGCTATTGAGTTGGAATATAAACCCAATCAGGTTGACTCCGAAGGTAGGCTGGCTCATGTGATAACCTCCCGAAACCTGCCCTATAATTTTGGGTTTATGTTTGATTTTGAAAATACAGAGAAAAATAACCTCAAATATCTTGGAAATTATCTGAACCAAGTTGCAAGGTCCACCTACCTCGATTTGTTCAGCCCTATGAGCAATGACCGCTTTTCAAAACAAGACAATCAGATACTTTCTGTTATTGAAAAAGGGGGAATGAACCGGTATTGCGGAGCCGGCGTTTCATCACTCCAATATCCTTATGAAGACATTGTTTATTACTGCGCCCTCCGATGGAGCACGGACAGCCTATCTAATGAATGGCTCAAAATAGACGAACAATTTGATGCCGACTTCAGGCAATATGAATTAGACCTCAAAAACGGAATTTCAAGACCAAAACCTCTGTTGCGCGACCGTTACCGAGAAATCTTGAAATCCTTAGCCGAACAGGATAACCCACGTCCTTTTTATAAATTGGTTTTTCGCTCCTTACACCTGATTGATAAATTCAACGAAATCGGCCGTCCTAAAGCAGAGTTGTTTTTGGAAGCAGTCTTGAAAAGAATTGATACCACCATCAATTCCAACGACAAGTTGAAAGAAATCAAGGGGCAATGCGTTTTGGATGAAAATCGCTTAAAAGATAAAATCACCGCCAGAAACGAAGTCAACGGTTTCGAACAGGCACTCTCTTTTTACGAACAGGAGATCAGGAAATTTGTACATAATACAAAAAACCAGTTGGTCAACGAAATTACACTTCAGGACTATGATCATCCACAACGAGTTAGCGGAGATGAATATAAACTCAATACCTGGATGCTCAAACAAACTGACCCACTCCATCCGGTTGCAGTTCGACACTTATTATACCATTTAGACTATCTGTTGAACCAACAACTACAGGAAATGACTCCGGTGAATGACCGTTTGGATAAAGTTGTTGATAATTATAAAAGAATCTACGATGTTGACGAAACGGACGAATATGTTGAAACTGCCGATGACCGCATTGTAAAAGCCATGAAGCAGTCAGTTTTAGGCAAAGTATTCAACAATCAGTTTAAAGAATTTATCAATGAATATGTTGATAAATCCTTAAAGCAACTGAACAACCTCAATCATTTTTGCAAAGTGCGGCTCACTGAATTAGTGTTGAAAGAATTGCAAAAAGCTATTCAGGAAATGGAGGCAGATTGGGAAAAATATTTCAGAAACCTGCGCGATACCAGAACCAGCCTGACTAATGAACTAAACCTATTGGCAACGAAACACGAAAACTCAAGCGACCCGACTGTCAAATTCGTTTTGGCTACTCAGAAATACAAAGAACTGTTCTGGGAAAATCTGCGAATGCGAGTCAGTGCTGATGAACTTCCATCTGAAATCGCCGCCGAAATCTATAAAGGTCAATATAACCGATTTGGAAAAACCCGGCGAGGTGATTATATCAGTGAAATCAGTGTCGAAAAGGTTGAAGAAATGTACCGTACTGATGTGGTGATCTGGTGTAAAAATCAATTGCTCAAAGAAGACAGTCTCAATCTAAACTGCATTAAAGCTTTGAGAAAAGAAGCACAGTTACAAGCAACTCCGGACGATCAAATAGACCGGTACATCAAAGACCGTATCAGTATTTTAAATAACCTTGCCCGGCCCTTTGTGCCTTCCGGTACCGGTTCTACTGAAATTAATGCCTGGGGAGCACATCCTGACTCTATTAAAGAACTATCCGATGGGGCTAAAGCAGATGTTTTTGTCGGCACAGATTTAGTGAATGATGAAGCCTTTTCACCTTATGAAATTATCAGAAACCGAACGGTTTACGGGTTGATTATTGAGCAGTTTCCCAAGTTTTATTATGGGGATGACAAAGGTGCACAACCCGGTGAATATGATAAAGCCTATAAGTCGAGAATAAACAGACTTACTCAACAAGGAAATACGGTAACTCCTCATTTGGACAAAAGATGGCATTTACTGGCATACCTTTCTCCAATCGGACAAAGCCAGATAGTTGAAGATGAAAACAAAATTAATCTGACTTTAATCCGGGGATTGGCGATGGGTTATCTTCAAAATATCAACCAATATGGTAAAATTACCTGGTTGTTTTCAGATATAGGCGGCAACAGAATGATCAATATCGGAGAAACACCAACCGACCGCTATGTTCATTCACTTCGTAATGCTTTGTTGCATAACCCGATTATTGTTGACAAAACCCTGTCCCGCAGCAAAGAACAAATGCAATCTGACCGAACAGAATTTTTAGATAAAATCGAACAGCATACTTTCTATAAGAAATCAAGAAATATTTACTATGCTGCCGCTTCAAGCGAAAAAGCCATTAATATCCTCGATTTGATTTTGAGGTATCCGGACGGAAACCCTGGGGATGCTAATCTGAATATTCAGGGGGAAAAACTGCTCAAAATTTTATTAGACGAAATAAACCGGTATTTTCTTGAAGTATATGGCTCATACAGAGAAGCTATGGCGAAAGAAGCGAGAAATAATTTCATTGAATTGTTGATTACAGAATCAGACACTTATCAAAAAGCCGATAAATTAGGCATACAATTTAAACGATGGGAAAATGTAATCGAACAGGCCAAGAAGGCTTAATATTCTGTTAACACTCTGTTTTTTAAATCCCCTGTAAACCATATTATAGTTTTACAGGGGATTTTTTCTTATCCCCAATTTGTGAATGGAAGTAAAATTGTCTTGAAACAAACAACTGTCGTTTGACAATTTCATACTTATCAGAACCAAAATCAACGAAGATTTGCAATTCCTTCTATTGCCATTATCGAGATTTGAGTCCTTTCAGCAAGGGAAATGGCTTAAAAAACCAAATTATACGGCATAAAAACAATAACTTTGCAGGCTGTTATCGTTGATTTGATTTAAAAACATTCCGAACCATGCGTTCCATTTTATATTACCTCTGTTTGATTTTACTAATTCCGGTTTTAAGTTATGCGCAACCTGTACCGGATGTCGGGGTATCAGGTGTTGTGAAACCCAAAAATAAGACGGTAAAACCTGCAAAAATAAAATACCAATATCATCAGGGCACCGCCATACTCAAAAGCGGACTTATCATTCACGGTAAATTTAAATATACTCAGCCCGGTTCTGTTGAAGTGCCTCTTTTTACCTTTGTCGAAAACGGCACTAAAACCAAGAAAACGGTTGCTTTATCCATGCTCGAAAAGTTAACTTTGGAAGGTGCAGAAAAAGGCATTACCTCCAGAGTTGATTCCACTGAGTTTATTTGGATTGACAAATATCGCGACTTATACCGAAAGGTCAGAACGGGTAATATTGAACTATACGACAATTCAAGAGTGGTCAATGAAAAGTATGAATATCTGACGGATTATATTTTTATAGCCGGAAAAAAGGAGTTAGGATATAAATTAGTCCGCAAATTATCGGATATGGAAACCCTAATGGCCGACAGACCCTATTTTATGGAGTCCGCCAAAAACACCAACCGGTACGAAACACAGGATTTTAGAGTTATCGTTTATTTGGTGGACTTGTATAACGATCCAGACCCGATGCGCGCCCTTAAATGGGACGAAATGACCATTGTAATGAAAAACCGCCAATTAATATCCGGCAAAGGGTATTTACAACCCTTAGACCTGAGAAATGAATACATTGAATCCACTTCTGCTTATGTGCATTTCCACGATGGTATTGATTTCAGATTATTGAGCAGCAGCAATATAAAGGATATAATTATCAATGGTGAAACCCTGATCGGTGGAGTATATGCTATTTCTAATAAATATTTTTACGGCAAAAAATGGATTCATCAGGGCGCAGAATACGCCGTTGTCCAAAGATTAGTCAATACCAATAATTATTTTTTCAAAAGCCGGTCAATTGCAGAAGGTATCGTGATTCTGGCAAAAATGGGGGAGAACTATATTAAACCTGCAGATGAAGCAGAATTGCGCAAAGCCTATATAGAATATCTTCGCAACAGCAGCGCTTCTCAATAATTGAGTTGGGTTAGTTAAAAACACCGGGATGTTTTTTCAAAACAAAAGACATCTGTTGTTTTGAAAAATTTTGATGCCTTTGGTTGTCGGTTACTATAATTTGGAAATCAGGATAATGAACAACCCCTACCCTGTTAAATGGCGGCTCGCTCAGTTTCTCGAACTCTTATGGTGGAAAAAATACCTGTCCGACAAACCTGAATCTGATTATCTGAATTGGAAACGAGAATACTGGAAAAATTTTCTCAACTGTATTTCGGATGTCCTCCCTATTCATAATTACTCAAACATTCTGGATGCCGGTTGCGGACCTGCAGGTATCTTTACCATACTTGCAAACCATCAGGTTACTGCCATTGACCCATTATTAGATAAATATCAGCACGGAATTGCGCACTTTAACCCCTTAAATTATCCACAGGTTTCTTTCTTTTCAATTCCAATAGAACAACTCCAAGCAAAAAACGAATATGACATTGTGTTTTGTCTCAACGCAATCAACCATGTTGCCGATATTCAAAAGGCAATGTACAGGCTTGCAGATTCGGTTAAGACTGGCGGTTATTTGGTATTAAGTATAGATGCCCACCGGTATAATTTTCTCAAATATTTGTTTCGTTTGTTTCCCGGCGATGTTCTTCATCCGCATCAACATAATTTGAGCGGATATTTACAAATGATCGGACAATATCCATTTACCATTCTCAAAACCCACTGCCTCAAGCAATCACTTATCTTTAATTATTGGGTTATTGTAGCACAAAAAACCGGACATTCGCTATGATTAAACAAATTACCAGCCTGTCAAACCCCTTAATCAAACAAGTACTTTCGCTCGAAACTGCCCGTGAGCGAGATAAAACCGGACTTTTTGCAGTTGAGGGGCTTCGCGAAATTAATCTGGCACAACAAGCAAACTATTTTATTCAAACCTTGATTTACTGCCCGGAATATACCGGACATGAACACCTTCGGCAAATTCTGTCTCAGTCAAAAAATTTAGAATTTGTTGAAGTAACTAAGGACGTTTTTGAAAAAATAGCCTATCGCAAATATGTGCCCAATGCCATAGCGCTTTGTCATAGCCGCCCTCTTTTGCTGCAAAACCTGACTTTAAGCGCAAATCCATTGATGGTAGTTGTAGAAGCCGTTGAAAAACCCGGTAATCTTGGTGCAATACTCCGAACTGCTGACGCAGCAGGTGTTGATGCTTTAGTGCTTTGTCATCCCCAAACTGATGTATTTAACCCCAATGTCATTCGCTCAAGTTTAGGTGCTGTTTTTACCTGTCCTGTTGCTGTTTGTACGACCGATGAAGCCATTTCGTTTTTCCGTACCAATAGCTTGCCCATAATTGCCGCAGCCATTACGCCCTCAGCCAAACCATATCATGAACAAAGGTTAGATATGCCTTGCGCCATTGCCTTCGGTTCGGAGGCTGAAG
This is a stretch of genomic DNA from Sphingobacteriales bacterium. It encodes these proteins:
- a CDS encoding S8 family serine peptidase gives rise to the protein MRLQLMSFLIVFAVSGFSSVKAQMPYTKFWIGFSDKSSTPFSISQPETFLSAKAIERRTMYSIPVVANDLPVDPVYVQQVKDLGATVLYSSKWMNGVVITVPDSATLLSVQALPFVINSRGVARTMPKGAKITPKYNNSFTAGKNETEQITGSDEYYGEAFHQLHMLNGDYLHTQGYKGEGMVIGIMDAGFTNANQMEVFESHFQNGRILGHKDFVAGGDSVFNYSSHGTHVFSISGGNLPGTYVGAAPEASFWLFRTEDAPTETSIEEYNWVAAAEFADSVGVDVLNTSLGYSIFDDPAMNYSYEQMDGNTAVISKGADIAASKGMLVVCSAGNQGNKPWQYITAPADADSVLTIGAVDSLGQYSGFSSKGPSSDGQIKPNVSAQGTKTAYVNPAGIVEKGNGTSYSSPIIAGLAACLWQSNRSKTNMEIIEAIQQSASQAESPDSLMGYGLPNFYTAILMVSNDPVLQMPPDSSPMLYPNPFDNVTNLFYYSTTNEVIQLELFNLSGQLISSYKIEVRSDLPYRIRFDDWSELPKGTYLLHVKNKDKHSVLKAIRTNH
- a CDS encoding class I SAM-dependent methyltransferase, whose product is MNNPYPVKWRLAQFLELLWWKKYLSDKPESDYLNWKREYWKNFLNCISDVLPIHNYSNILDAGCGPAGIFTILANHQVTAIDPLLDKYQHGIAHFNPLNYPQVSFFSIPIEQLQAKNEYDIVFCLNAINHVADIQKAMYRLADSVKTGGYLVLSIDAHRYNFLKYLFRLFPGDVLHPHQHNLSGYLQMIGQYPFTILKTHCLKQSLIFNYWVIVAQKTGHSL
- a CDS encoding RNA methyltransferase — translated: MIKQITSLSNPLIKQVLSLETARERDKTGLFAVEGLREINLAQQANYFIQTLIYCPEYTGHEHLRQILSQSKNLEFVEVTKDVFEKIAYRKYVPNAIALCHSRPLLLQNLTLSANPLMVVVEAVEKPGNLGAILRTADAAGVDALVLCHPQTDVFNPNVIRSSLGAVFTCPVAVCTTDEAISFFRTNSLPIIAAAITPSAKPYHEQRLDMPCAIAFGSEAEGLSKEWLETSDHHAIIPMYGHVNSLNVSVSAAVFIYEAIRQRVEMKKISSRLLSFGH